One region of Tamandua tetradactyla isolate mTamTet1 chromosome 6, mTamTet1.pri, whole genome shotgun sequence genomic DNA includes:
- the PSMC3IP gene encoding homologous-pairing protein 2 homolog isoform X1, translated as MELVLETSGHYLLQPSLSGERRERFKPGQQKPKAAGDYGWMSGLRPESNAHFYGVPEGSVRSGRLTYSQSLVEALPSRFRKKLLPRATTTSGVPSLAAGKAMSKGRAEAAAGAPGLVLRYLKEQNRPYSAQDVFGNLQREHGLGKAAVVKALEQLAQQGKIKEKTYGKQKIYFADQDQFDMVSDADLQGLDAKIVALTAKVQSLQQSCRHMEAELKELSSALTTPEMQKEVQELKKECAGYTDRLKNIKAATNHVTPEEKEQVYRERQKYCKEWRKRKRMATELSDAILEGYPKNKKQFFVSLILSLPCSLGSLTRDVSFVCLPALQEEVGIETDEDYSVTLPDP; from the exons atggaactagttctCGAAACTTCAGGGCATTATTTACTACAGCCTTCGCTCAGcggggaaagaagggagaggttCAAACCAGGGCAGCAAAAACCCAAGGCGGCAGGCGATTACGGGTGGATGTCCGGACTCCGGCCTGAATCGAACGCGCATTTCTACGGTGTCCCGGAAGGGTCGGTTCGGTCGGGAAGGCTCACCTACAGCCAATCACTGGTTGAGGCCCTCCCGTCTCGTTTCCGGAAGAAGCTGTTGCCCCGAGCTACTACGACGTCCGGCGTTCCGAGTTTGGCGGCGGGAAAAGCCATGAGCAAAGGCCGGGCAGAAGCTGCGGCGGGAG CCCCCGGGCTCGTCCTGAGGTACCTCAAGGAGCAGAACCGGCCCTACAGCGCCCAGGATGTGTTCGGGAACCTGCAGCGGGAACATGGACTGGGAAAGGCG GCGGTGGTGAAGGCGCTGGAGCAGCTGGCCCAGCAAGGCAAAATCAAAGAGAAGACATACGGCAAACAGAAGATATATTTTGCGGATCAG GACCAATTTGACATGGTGAGTGACGCTGACCTCCAAGGCCTGGATGCGAAAATTGTGGCCCTCACTGCTAAGGTCCAGAGCCTGCAGCAGAGCTGCCGCCACATGGAGGCCG AGCTGAAGGAGTTATCTAGTGCCCTGACCACtccggagatgcagaaagaggtcCAAGAGTTAAAGAAGGAATGTGCTGGCTACACAGACAGACTGAAGAACATCAAGGCAGCCACCAATCATGTGACTCCTGAAGAAAAAGAACAG GTGTACAGAGAAAGGCAGAAATACTGTAAGGAGTGGAGGAAGCGGAAGAGGATG GCAACAGAGTTGTCTGATGCAATCCTTGAAGGATATCCCAAGAACAAGAAGCAgttctttgtaagtcttattctctcccttccctgttccctgggGTCTTTGACGAGGGatgtttcatttgtttgtctcCCTGCCCTACAGGAGGAAGTTGGGATAGAGACAGATGAAGATTACAGCGTCACACTTCCAGACCCCTGA
- the PSMC3IP gene encoding homologous-pairing protein 2 homolog isoform X3, translating to MELVLETSGHYLLQPSLSGERRERFKPGQQKPKAAGDYGWMSGLRPESNAHFYGVPEGSVRSGRLTYSQSLVEALPSRFRKKLLPRATTTSGVPSLAAGKAMSKGRAEAAAGAPGLVLRYLKEQNRPYSAQDVFGNLQREHGLGKADQFDMVSDADLQGLDAKIVALTAKVQSLQQSCRHMEAELKELSSALTTPEMQKEVQELKKECAGYTDRLKNIKAATNHVTPEEKEQVYRERQKYCKEWRKRKRMATELSDAILEGYPKNKKQFFVSLILSLPCSLGSLTRDVSFVCLPALQEEVGIETDEDYSVTLPDP from the exons atggaactagttctCGAAACTTCAGGGCATTATTTACTACAGCCTTCGCTCAGcggggaaagaagggagaggttCAAACCAGGGCAGCAAAAACCCAAGGCGGCAGGCGATTACGGGTGGATGTCCGGACTCCGGCCTGAATCGAACGCGCATTTCTACGGTGTCCCGGAAGGGTCGGTTCGGTCGGGAAGGCTCACCTACAGCCAATCACTGGTTGAGGCCCTCCCGTCTCGTTTCCGGAAGAAGCTGTTGCCCCGAGCTACTACGACGTCCGGCGTTCCGAGTTTGGCGGCGGGAAAAGCCATGAGCAAAGGCCGGGCAGAAGCTGCGGCGGGAG CCCCCGGGCTCGTCCTGAGGTACCTCAAGGAGCAGAACCGGCCCTACAGCGCCCAGGATGTGTTCGGGAACCTGCAGCGGGAACATGGACTGGGAAAGGCG GACCAATTTGACATGGTGAGTGACGCTGACCTCCAAGGCCTGGATGCGAAAATTGTGGCCCTCACTGCTAAGGTCCAGAGCCTGCAGCAGAGCTGCCGCCACATGGAGGCCG AGCTGAAGGAGTTATCTAGTGCCCTGACCACtccggagatgcagaaagaggtcCAAGAGTTAAAGAAGGAATGTGCTGGCTACACAGACAGACTGAAGAACATCAAGGCAGCCACCAATCATGTGACTCCTGAAGAAAAAGAACAG GTGTACAGAGAAAGGCAGAAATACTGTAAGGAGTGGAGGAAGCGGAAGAGGATG GCAACAGAGTTGTCTGATGCAATCCTTGAAGGATATCCCAAGAACAAGAAGCAgttctttgtaagtcttattctctcccttccctgttccctgggGTCTTTGACGAGGGatgtttcatttgtttgtctcCCTGCCCTACAGGAGGAAGTTGGGATAGAGACAGATGAAGATTACAGCGTCACACTTCCAGACCCCTGA
- the PSMC3IP gene encoding homologous-pairing protein 2 homolog isoform X2 has product MELVLETSGHYLLQPSLSGERRERFKPGQQKPKAAGDYGWMSGLRPESNAHFYGVPEGSVRSGRLTYSQSLVEALPSRFRKKLLPRATTTSGVPSLAAGKAMSKGRAEAAAGAPGLVLRYLKEQNRPYSAQDVFGNLQREHGLGKAAVVKALEQLAQQGKIKEKTYGKQKIYFADQDQFDMVSDADLQGLDAKIVALTAKVQSLQQSCRHMEAELKELSSALTTPEMQKEVQELKKECAGYTDRLKNIKAATNHVTPEEKEQVYRERQKYCKEWRKRKRMATELSDAILEGYPKNKKQFFEEVGIETDEDYSVTLPDP; this is encoded by the exons atggaactagttctCGAAACTTCAGGGCATTATTTACTACAGCCTTCGCTCAGcggggaaagaagggagaggttCAAACCAGGGCAGCAAAAACCCAAGGCGGCAGGCGATTACGGGTGGATGTCCGGACTCCGGCCTGAATCGAACGCGCATTTCTACGGTGTCCCGGAAGGGTCGGTTCGGTCGGGAAGGCTCACCTACAGCCAATCACTGGTTGAGGCCCTCCCGTCTCGTTTCCGGAAGAAGCTGTTGCCCCGAGCTACTACGACGTCCGGCGTTCCGAGTTTGGCGGCGGGAAAAGCCATGAGCAAAGGCCGGGCAGAAGCTGCGGCGGGAG CCCCCGGGCTCGTCCTGAGGTACCTCAAGGAGCAGAACCGGCCCTACAGCGCCCAGGATGTGTTCGGGAACCTGCAGCGGGAACATGGACTGGGAAAGGCG GCGGTGGTGAAGGCGCTGGAGCAGCTGGCCCAGCAAGGCAAAATCAAAGAGAAGACATACGGCAAACAGAAGATATATTTTGCGGATCAG GACCAATTTGACATGGTGAGTGACGCTGACCTCCAAGGCCTGGATGCGAAAATTGTGGCCCTCACTGCTAAGGTCCAGAGCCTGCAGCAGAGCTGCCGCCACATGGAGGCCG AGCTGAAGGAGTTATCTAGTGCCCTGACCACtccggagatgcagaaagaggtcCAAGAGTTAAAGAAGGAATGTGCTGGCTACACAGACAGACTGAAGAACATCAAGGCAGCCACCAATCATGTGACTCCTGAAGAAAAAGAACAG GTGTACAGAGAAAGGCAGAAATACTGTAAGGAGTGGAGGAAGCGGAAGAGGATG GCAACAGAGTTGTCTGATGCAATCCTTGAAGGATATCCCAAGAACAAGAAGCAgttcttt GAGGAAGTTGGGATAGAGACAGATGAAGATTACAGCGTCACACTTCCAGACCCCTGA